The following proteins are encoded in a genomic region of Synergistaceae bacterium:
- the cdaA gene encoding diadenylate cyclase CdaA, whose product MWANIRSAIDIAIVSFIIYRILVLLVNTRAIQLVKGLFILIMLSLLAGVLRFRLLSWFLGHTLWALSFAIPIVFHPELRKILEELGKGRWQFFNNNNRLSIDDAEERVRQLSGALSYLKAHKIGALIVMKQNDELKEYTETAIHLDARITQELLISIFWINNPLHDGAVVLDKFNIIAGGCYLPLADVPEISRWYGTRHRAGLGLSEVSDAMVFIVSEERGEISLANKGKLSKDLKDFQVEKLLRHYFMGDQKGEKFSLLDSFVKIFWSNPSGGTDNGRLVH is encoded by the coding sequence ATGTGGGCTAATATAAGAAGTGCTATAGACATTGCGATAGTGTCATTCATAATTTATCGCATTCTCGTTTTACTGGTAAACACGCGGGCCATTCAGCTTGTGAAGGGATTATTTATTCTGATTATGCTTTCATTGCTGGCCGGAGTGTTAAGATTCAGGCTTTTATCGTGGTTTCTCGGTCATACTTTATGGGCGTTGAGTTTTGCGATTCCCATAGTGTTTCACCCTGAATTACGCAAAATTTTAGAAGAGTTAGGCAAGGGCAGATGGCAATTTTTCAATAATAATAATAGGCTCTCAATCGATGACGCAGAAGAGAGAGTCAGGCAGTTATCGGGCGCATTAAGTTATCTCAAGGCTCATAAAATCGGCGCGTTAATTGTCATGAAGCAAAATGACGAGTTAAAAGAATATACAGAGACAGCTATACATTTAGACGCTCGAATAACTCAAGAATTATTAATCTCCATTTTCTGGATAAATAATCCCCTTCATGACGGCGCAGTAGTTCTTGACAAGTTTAATATTATAGCCGGGGGCTGTTATCTGCCTCTTGCTGATGTTCCCGAAATATCTCGCTGGTACGGCACAAGACACCGGGCGGGCTTGGGACTCTCTGAAGTCTCGGACGCTATGGTCTTCATAGTCAGTGAAGAACGCGGGGAGATTTCACTAGCAAATAAAGGCAAACTCTCTAAAGACTTGAAAGATTTTCAGGTGGAAAAATTATTGCGGCATTACTTCATGGGAGATCAGAAAGGTGAAAAATTTTCACTCTTAGACTCGTTTGTAAAAATATTCTGGTCTAATCCTTCAGGAGGCACTGATAACGGGAGGTTAGTACATTGA